One window of Anaerolineales bacterium genomic DNA carries:
- the moaC gene encoding cyclic pyranopterin monophosphate synthase MoaC, translating into MSKLTHLDDHGRARMVDVSRKPDSDRIAVARGEVHMTKATLGLIRAGQIKKGDVLTVAQIAGITASKRTSDLIPLCHPLPLSKVDVDLELDDSLPGVVITATAKVTGKTGVEMEALTAVSVAALTVYDMAKATEKTMKIQNIRLIEKHGGASGDLVNE; encoded by the coding sequence ATGTCCAAACTAACCCATCTCGATGACCATGGTCGCGCCAGAATGGTGGATGTCAGCCGCAAGCCCGACTCGGATCGGATTGCCGTTGCCCGCGGAGAAGTCCACATGACCAAAGCGACGCTGGGCTTGATCCGCGCCGGTCAGATAAAGAAGGGCGATGTATTGACCGTGGCGCAAATTGCGGGCATCACCGCCTCCAAGCGGACCTCGGACCTGATTCCCTTATGTCATCCTTTGCCTCTTTCCAAAGTTGACGTCGATCTCGAGCTCGACGACTCGCTCCCGGGGGTGGTCATCACTGCCACCGCCAAAGTGACCGGTAAAACCGGCGTCGAGATGGAAGCACTCACCGCAGTTTCTGTCGCTGCACTTACCGTTTACGACATGGCGAAAGCCACCGAAAAAACAATGAAGATACAAAATATCCGGCTTATCGAAAAGCATGGCGGCGCGAGCGGTGATCTGGTCAATGAGTAA
- a CDS encoding cupin domain-containing protein: MDYSPINLKEKFSKFTERWSPKIIAQMNDYLFKLAKMQGEFIWHEHPETDEVFIVVEGRLDILFRDGRVSLHEGEMFVVPKGIEHKPAAEQECHILLIEPAGTVNTGDAKDTSLTAPNNIWI, translated from the coding sequence ATGGATTACAGCCCCATAAATCTAAAAGAAAAGTTTTCAAAGTTTACCGAGCGCTGGTCGCCCAAGATCATCGCACAAATGAACGACTATCTTTTCAAGCTTGCCAAAATGCAGGGAGAATTTATCTGGCACGAACACCCCGAGACGGATGAGGTTTTCATCGTTGTCGAAGGGCGTCTTGACATCCTCTTTCGTGACGGCAGGGTTTCGCTTCATGAGGGGGAAATGTTCGTCGTGCCGAAAGGGATCGAACACAAACCTGCCGCAGAGCAGGAATGTCATATCCTTTTGATCGAACCTGCCGGCACGGTCAACACAGGCGATGCAAAGGACACATCGCTGACCGCCCCAAATAACATCTGGATATGA
- the moaD gene encoding molybdopterin converting factor subunit 1 — translation METKNHIKLLFFATIRDRAGTRSLEMDIPDDMTILQLKQKLGADYPNLKESMKSVLITIDREYAFDEAIIPSNAEIALFPPVSGG, via the coding sequence ATGGAAACCAAGAACCATATCAAACTCCTTTTCTTTGCCACCATCCGTGACCGCGCCGGGACAAGATCATTGGAAATGGACATCCCGGACGATATGACGATCCTGCAATTGAAACAAAAACTCGGCGCAGATTATCCCAATTTGAAAGAGTCAATGAAATCCGTCCTGATTACCATTGACCGCGAGTATGCGTTCGATGAAGCCATCATTCCCTCAAATGCGGAAATAGCCCTCTTCCCACCCGTCAGCGGCGGTTAA
- a CDS encoding molybdenum cofactor biosynthesis protein MoaE yields the protein MQPSKFPTIYSVTESEIDLNDLLDRITLPSTGAAAIFTGMVRGVTSRGDAHETEYLEYESYVPMAEAKMKQVADEIREKWPVVEGIAVVQRIGKLYPKTPTVLIACTAAHRDTGVFDAARYGIDRLKEIVPIWKKEVGPNGQEWVEGDYIPKPGE from the coding sequence ATGCAACCTTCAAAATTCCCAACGATTTACTCCGTCACCGAATCCGAGATCGACTTGAATGATTTGCTCGACAGGATCACGCTCCCGTCCACGGGGGCAGCGGCGATCTTTACAGGCATGGTGCGGGGTGTGACGTCTCGCGGCGACGCCCATGAGACCGAATACCTCGAATACGAATCTTATGTCCCTATGGCAGAAGCTAAAATGAAGCAAGTTGCCGACGAAATTCGCGAGAAATGGCCCGTTGTGGAAGGCATCGCCGTTGTACAGCGCATCGGCAAACTCTACCCGAAAACACCGACCGTCCTCATCGCCTGTACTGCCGCCCATCGCGACACAGGGGTGTTCGATGCTGCGCGTTATGGCATCGACCGCCTCAAAGAGATCGTGCCTATTTGGAAAAAGGAGGTCGGACCGAACGGGCAGGAATGGGTCGAGGGTGATTACATCCCGAAGCCGGGAGAGTAA
- a CDS encoding GNAT family N-acetyltransferase: MMFLHTHRLLIRNFNASDLEAFWAYRNDPQVAKFQSWSLPYSREKGEALIREMQDIHTPRQGEWLQLALELKETGELIGDVVFGVKENDARQCSVGFTVAYAFQKNGFATEAMTALLDYLFEDVDMHRVVADCDTENVGSWKTLEKLGFRREAQFVESFMEGKEYRSEYFYGLLQREWRAKATFRNC; the protein is encoded by the coding sequence ATGATGTTCCTTCATACCCACCGCCTTCTCATCCGAAATTTCAATGCCTCCGACCTGGAGGCATTTTGGGCATATCGCAACGATCCGCAAGTGGCAAAATTTCAGAGCTGGTCTTTACCTTACTCTCGCGAGAAAGGCGAGGCATTGATTCGCGAAATGCAAGATATCCACACGCCCCGGCAGGGGGAGTGGCTGCAACTTGCGCTCGAGCTAAAAGAGACGGGCGAATTGATCGGGGATGTGGTGTTCGGCGTAAAGGAGAATGATGCACGCCAATGCTCGGTGGGATTTACGGTCGCCTATGCTTTTCAGAAAAACGGATTTGCCACCGAAGCCATGACCGCCCTGCTTGATTACCTCTTCGAAGACGTGGATATGCACCGCGTCGTTGCAGATTGCGATACGGAGAATGTCGGTTCGTGGAAGACACTGGAGAAACTCGGATTCCGCCGCGAAGCGCAATTTGTGGAAAGTTTCATGGAGGGCAAGGAATATCGAAGCGAATATTTCTACGGGCTTCTTCAACGCGAATGGCGGGCTAAAGCCACTTTTCGAAATTGCTGA
- a CDS encoding GNAT family N-acetyltransferase, which yields MVKIRKAVLEDAPAIAVVHVTAWREAYRGIVSDEVLNSLSVKRRTEQWVNSLSDESHPYRRAFVAETNGQVAGFANYGPPQDISFGFDGELFAIYVLRNAQKQGTGKELVYEVVKGMRDLGWESMMVWVLKDNPSRGFYEQLGGSYLAERSIEIGGEPLIEVAYGWRDLNKFPA from the coding sequence ATGGTTAAGATTCGCAAGGCCGTGCTCGAAGACGCTCCTGCCATTGCCGTTGTCCACGTGACGGCGTGGAGAGAGGCATATCGGGGGATCGTGTCTGATGAAGTTTTGAACAGCCTCTCAGTTAAACGCCGGACGGAACAATGGGTGAATTCGCTTTCAGATGAGAGTCATCCGTACCGCCGTGCATTCGTGGCGGAAACGAACGGTCAGGTCGCCGGGTTTGCCAATTACGGCCCGCCTCAGGATATCTCATTTGGATTCGATGGCGAACTGTTCGCGATCTATGTATTGCGAAATGCTCAAAAACAAGGAACTGGTAAAGAACTTGTTTATGAAGTGGTAAAAGGGATGCGCGATCTGGGATGGGAGTCCATGATGGTCTGGGTCTTGAAAGATAATCCATCGCGCGGATTTTACGAGCAGCTGGGCGGTTCGTATCTGGCGGAAAGGTCGATCGAGATCGGCGGTGAACCGCTGATTGAGGTCGCTTATGGGTGGCGGGACTTGAATAAATTTCCGGCGTAG